Proteins from a single region of Mytilus trossulus isolate FHL-02 chromosome 2, PNRI_Mtr1.1.1.hap1, whole genome shotgun sequence:
- the LOC134707150 gene encoding cAMP-responsive element modulator-like: MTEVHPSHGDLDTSQGLSVVQMSMNTPIQVQSVIHPNQPSVIQTAGPNVQTIQVVRVAPVDDELTEDPEGKKRREILSRRPSYRKILNELSSPVQPKIEEESNSSLSQDGDSQDGATNLTTNSHLYQQVTAGGIQITSNPDGQTSVSPGLQTFTMSNASPTTSSTTQGATIVQYAQGPDGQFYIPGTVQAYQIASGGLPQGVVMATTGSPLTGSSSLSEEASRKRELRLLKNREAARECRLKKKEYVKCLENRVAVLENQNKTLIEELKALKELYCEKEG, translated from the exons ATGACAGAGGTACATCCATCTCATGGAGACCTGGATACATCCCAAGGTTTATCTGTTGTACAGATGTCCATGAATACACCTATCCAAGTACAGTCTGTTATACACCCAAATCAACCCTCAGTCATTCAAACAGCTGGACCTAATGTACAGACTATACAGGTCGTAAGG gtAGCTCCAGTAGATGATGAATTGACAGAAGACCCAGAAGGAAAGAAAAGACGAGAAATTTTGTCAAGGAGACCATCATATAG gaaaattttaaatgaattatcatcACCAGTGCAACCTAAGATTGAAGAAGAATCAAACAGTAGCCTAAGTCAGGATGGAGATAGTCAAGACGGAGCTACAAATCTTACTACAAATAGTCACTTGTATCAGCAAG ttaCTGCAGGAGGGATTCAGATAACCTCAAATCCTGACGGACAGACATCAGTATCCCCAGGGTTACAAACATTTACCATGTCTAATGCTAGTCCTACAACATCATCAACAACACAGGGTGCTACCATTGTACAGTATGCACAAGGGCCTGATGGACAATTTTATATTCCAG gTACTGTACAAGCTTACCAGATAGCCTCTGGTGGTCTACCTCAAGGTGTTGTTATGGCAACAACGGGAAGTCCTCTAACAGGATCATCATCATTATCTGAGGAGGCCTCTAGGAAAAGGGAATTAAGACTATTAAAAAACAG GGAAGCAGCAAGAGAATGTCGACTTAAGAAAAAGGAATATGTCAAGTGTTTAGAAAACAGAGTGGCAGtgttagaaaatcaaaataaaacattaattgaaGAATTGAAGGCACTGAAAGAACTATACTGTGAAAAAGAAGGCTGA
- the LOC134705756 gene encoding acetylcholine receptor subunit alpha-like — MPQLHRLLLVLLLAFQMINASYFTEIDRLHKDLMTGYNKDILPQWNKSQPVDVSIVFHLLNLNGIDSVKGVIAIAGYFIFQWIDVNMQWTPANYTSIENIVIPLEKVWKPPVINANSVMEYKFFGAAGTFVRVNHTGLVTWTPGINLEFSCNMDTTKYPFDTQMCELEVMIWGYSSEELTFTTSRTDVDISFYQFNNEWELMYTSAVAINTSNLSPLVQIETHFERRSLYYVMNLIFPVMLLALLNLFVFLLPQDSGERVGFSVTLLLANVMFLTIAENMLPATAIPRMSAICIALLLNLCYSGLIVITVIISGNIYHKPDEQVISNWIVKFVQIGKLFRSNHKQVSSEMIIPHVEKDFDGEKYENRKENNLHKVNWQQVARMVDRIALISYITLFIFGCSGVFIDCSRR, encoded by the coding sequence ATGCCACAGTTGCACAGATTGTTATTAGTATTACTATTAGCCTTTCAAATGATCAACGcatcttattttactgaaatcgATAGATTGCATAAAGATTTGATGACTGGatataataaagatatattgCCACAATGGAACAAATCACAACCAGTAGATGTCTCGattgtatttcatttacttaATCTGAATGGAATAGACAGTGTAAAGGGAGTTATTGCCATTGcaggatattttatttttcaatggaTTGACGTAAATATGCAATGGACACCAGCCAATTACACTTCTATAGAAAACATAGTCATACCCCTTGAAAAAGTATGGAAACCGCCTGTTATAAATGCTAATTCTGTCATGGAATATAAATTCTTTGGAGCCGCAGGTACCTTTGTTCGTGTTAACCATACAGGTCTGGTTACATGGACTCCAGGTATTAATTTGGAATTTTCTTGTAATATGGACACAACGAAATACCCTTTCGATACACAGATGTGTGAACTGGAAGTTATGATATGGGGGTACAGTTCAGAAGAACTTACTTTTACGACGAGCAGAACTGATGTTGACATCAGCTTTTATCAATTTAACAATGAATGGGAATTAATGTATACTTCGGCTGTTGCGATCAATACAAGTAATTTAAGTCCGCTTGTGCAAATTGAAACCCACTTTGAACGTCGTTCTTTGTATTATGTAATGAATCTTATTTTCCCTGTAATGCTTTTAGCATTactaaatttatttgtatttcttttgccACAGGATTCAGGTGAAAGGGTTGGATTTTCAGTTACACTATTGTTAGCAAATGTTATGTTTCTAACGATTGCAGAGAATATGCTCCCAGCTACAGCAATACCGAGAATGTCCGCCATTTGCATTGCACTGTTACTGAATCTATGTTATAGCGGACTTATAGTCATTACTGTTATCATTAGCGGCAACATCTATCATAAGCCGGACGAGCAGGTTATCTCTAACTGGATAGTGAAATTTGTACAAATAGGTAAATTATTTAGAAGTAACCATAAGCAAGTATCATCAGAAATGATAATTCCTCACGTTGAAAAGGACTTCGATGGAGAAAAATACGAAAACAGGAAAGAAAATAACCTACACAAGGTCAACTGGCAGCAAGTTGCAAGAATGGTGGACCGTATTGCCCTTATCTCTTATATTACACTTTTCATATTTGGTTGTAGCGGCGTTTTTATAGATTGTTCCCGAAGGTAA
- the LOC134705757 gene encoding acetylcholine receptor subunit alpha-like, protein MTGYNKDILPQWNKSQPVDVSIAFHLFNLNGIDSVKGVIAIAGYFILQWIDVNMQWTPANYTSIETIVIPLEQVWKPPVINANSVLEFKFFGATGASVRVTHTGLVTWAPGHNLEYTCNVDTSYYPFDTQMCEMEVMMWGYSSKELTFTTSRTDVDLSFFQLNNEWELMYTSAVAINSSTLSPRVEIETHFERRPLYYVMNLIFPVMFLALLNLFVFLLPQDSGERVGFSVTLLLANVMFLTIAQNMLPATAIPRMSAICIALLLNLCYSGLIVITVIISRNIYHKPDEQVISNWIVKFVQIGKLFRSNHKQVSSEMIIPHVEKDFDGEKYENRKENNLHKVNWQQVARMVDRIALISYITLFIFGCSGVVIDISQR, encoded by the coding sequence ATGACTGGatataataaagatatattgCCACAATGGAACAAATCACAACCAGTAGATGTCTCAATtgcatttcatttatttaatctGAATGGAATAGACAGTGTAAAGGGAGTTATTGCCATTGCAGGATATTTTATTCTCCAATGGATTGACGTAAATATGCAATGGACACCAGCCAATTACACTTCTATAGAAACCATAGTCATACCACTTGAACAGGTATGGAAACCGCCTGTCATAAATGCTAATTCTGTATTAGAATTTAAATTCTTTGGAGCCACTGGAGCCTCTGTTCGTGTTACACATACAGGTCTGGTCACATGGGCTCCAGGTCATAATTTGGAATATACTTGTAATGTGGATACATCGTACTACCCTTTCGATACACAGATGTGTGAAATGGAAGTTATGATGTGGGGGTACAGTTCAAAAGAACTAACTTTTACGACGAGCAGAACTGATGTTGACCTCAGcttttttcaattaaacaaTGAATGGGAATTAATGTATACTTCAGCTGTTGCAATCAATAGTAGTACTTTAAGTCCGCGTGTGGAAATTGAAACCCACTTTGAACGTCGTCCTTTATATTATGTAATGAATCTTATTTTCCCTGTAATGTTTTTAGCATTactaaatttatttgtatttcttttgccACAGGATTCAGGTGAAAGGGTTGGATTTTCAGTTACACTATTGTTAGcaaatgttatgtttttaaCGATTGCACAGAATATGCTCCCAGCTACAGCAATACCGAGAATGTCCGCCATTTGCATTGCACTGTTACTGAATCTATGTTATAGCGGACTTATAGTCATTACTGTTATCATTAGCCGCAACATCTATCATAAGCCGGACGAGCAGGTTATCTCTAACTGGATAGTGAAATTTGTACAAATAGGTAAATTATTTAGAAGTAACCATAAGCAAGTATCATCAGAAATGATAATTCCTCACGTTGAAAAGGACTTCGATGGAGAAAAATACGAAAACAGGAAAGAAAATAACCTACACAAGGTCAACTGGCAGCAAGTTGCAAGAATGGTGGACCGTATTGCCCTTATCTCTTATATTACACTTTTCATATTTGGTTGTAGCGGCGTTGTAATAGATATTTCTCAAAGGTAA